The proteins below come from a single Brachyhypopomus gauderio isolate BG-103 unplaced genomic scaffold, BGAUD_0.2 sc45, whole genome shotgun sequence genomic window:
- the txk gene encoding tyrosine-protein kinase TXK, with the protein MIESSHSIYSIFCCCCAWESRTSTHVDLNSRTGHYNRSTGYGGRTERSMRKLPLPPPEDVEGEHQKVVALYDFTATEKSDLSLRHGEEYTLLHKQDKLWWMVQDDHGNKGFIPSNYVTGKHNIEANEWYCKNINRSEAEKLLKQEDKDGGFIVRESSQPNSYTVSVYTKGLRQSVGEVRHYQIKTTNTGQFFLAENYLFTSIPKVIQYHQHNAAGLVTRLRFPVGPMRKCLPATAGFSSEKWEINPSELTFLKELGSGQFGEVYLGKWRALCRVAIKVIKEGTMAEDLEEDFREEAKIMTKLCHPKLVQLYGVCTTQRPLCIVTEVMEKGSLLHVLQQGGGSMATQALISMCQDVCEGMKYLEENNFLHRDLAARNCLVNENDVVKVCDFGMTRYVLDNQYTSSPRSRFPVKWSPPEVLHYSKYSSKSDVWSFGVLMWEVFSDGRTPFGNKSNAEVVEEVSQGGRLYRPHKCPAYIYDIMFQCWHERPQGRPSFSTLLQNIKDAVEDDTH; encoded by the exons ATGATTGAGTCCA GTCATTCCATCTATTCCATCTTCTGTTGCTGTTGTGCTTGGGAATCCCG taCCAGTACACATGTCGATCTCAATTCCAGAACTGGACATTATAACAGATCTACAGGATATGGAGGCAGA acAGAGCGGTCGATGAGGAAGCTGCCCCTGCCCCCCCCTGAGGACGTGGAGGGTGAGCACCAGAAGGTCGTGGCTCTGTATGACTTCACTGCCACCGAGAAGTCTGACCTCAGCCTGAGACACGGGGAAGAATACACACTTCTGCACAAGCAGGACAAGCTGTGGTGGATGGTGCAAGACGaccacgg GAATAAGGGCTTCATCCCTAGTAACTATGTCACAGGGAAACACAACATAGAGGCTAACGA ATGGTACTGCAAGAACATTAACAGATCTGAAGCTGAAAAATTACTAAAACAGGAG gataaAGATGGTGGTTTTATTGTGAGAGAGTCCAGCCAGCCCAACAGCTATACCGTGTCTGTCTACACTAAAGGACTGAG GCAGAGCGTGGGGGAGGTGAGACACTACCAGataaagaccacaaatacaggACAGTTCTTCCTGGCCGAGAATTACCTCTTCACCTCCATCCCTAAAGTCATCCAGTACCACCAGCACAATGCTGCAG GTCTTGTAACAAGACTGCGTTTTCCTGTCGGACCAATGAGAAAATGTCTCCCTGCTACTGCTGGATTTAGCTCAG AGAAGTGGGAGATAAACCCGTCTGAGCTGACGTTTCTGAAGGAGCTCGGTAGTGGCCAGTTTGGTGAGGTCTACCTGGGTAAGTGGAGAGCTCTGTGTAGAGTCGCCATCAAAGTTATCAAAGAAGGAACTATGGCTGAAGACTTAGAGGAAGACTTCAGAGAGGAAGCCAAGATCATGAC gaagttGTGTCACCCTAAGTTGGTGCAGCTGTATGGCGTGTGCACCACCCAGCGGCCCCTGTGCATTGTGACggaggtgatggagaaggggagtCTGCTACACGTCCTGCAGCAGGGTGGGGGCAGCATGGCAACCCAGGCGCTCATATCCATGTGCCAGGATGTGTGTGAAGGCATGAAGTACCTGGAGGAGAACAACTTCCTCCACCGCGACCTG gcaGCGAGGAACTGTCTGGTCAATGAAAATGATGTGGTGAAAGTGTGTGACTTTGGCATGACAAG GTATGTGCTGGATAATCAGTACACCAGTTCACCACGCTCCAGGTTCCCGGTGAAGTGGTCTCCTCCCGAAGTCCTTCACTACAGCAAATACAGCAGCAAGTCAGACGTCTGGTCATTTG GTGTGCTGATGTGGGAGGTGTTCTCAGATGGACGCACTCCGTTTGGGAATAAGTCCAATGCTGAAGTTGTGGAGGAGGTGTCACAAGGGGGACGTCTGTACAGACCACACAAATGCCCCGCCTACATCTATGACATCATGTTCCAGTGCTGGCACGAG agacCTCAAGGACGGCCCTCTTTCTCCACACTACTCCAGAACATCAAAGACGCTGTGGAGGATGACACACACTAG
- the g3bp2b gene encoding ras GTPase-activating protein-binding protein 2 — protein MVMEKPSPLLVGREFVRQYYTLLNKAPDYLHRFYGRNSSYVHGGLDGSGTPEEAVYGQAEIHKKVMSLQFSECHTKIRHVDAHATLGDGVVVQVMGELSNSGRPMRRFMQTFVLAPEGSAVNKFYVHNDIFRYEEEVFGDSEAELGESEEEEAEEEQVETHTSPEPAMDCPTSTPYYEPPPVSNGVEEQQEEAVPEAEPEPQPEPETSQEVEAELTPEAELQVEETEPDIEEKLPEEPEEDTPTPVPAPTPPPQTPEPPKTFSWASVTSKNLPPSGTLPASGIPPHVVKAQSVQPRVEVKQEAPMTRDQRRERPAFVPRGSRPDGASAEGQGSKPYFSFKGRGDSDSGELEGRRSVRHPDNHQLFVGNLPHDIDEGELKDFFMTFGNVVEMRINTKGVGGKLPNFGFVVFDDSDPVQRILGAKPIMFRGEVRLNVEEKKTRAARERETRGAGDGRRGDRGPGGPRGPMGNGMGRDRDGRGPPSSRGGIGSGRGGGQSGESRFAGPRR, from the exons ATGGTGATGGAGAAACCGAGCCCCTTGCTAGTAGGGCGCGAGTTTGTGAGGCAGTACTACACACTCCTGAATAAAGCCCCCGACTACCTGCACAG GTTCTATGGGAGAAATTCGTCGTATGTGCACGGTGGGCTGGACGGCAGCGGTACCCCAGAAGAGGCTGTGTACGGGCAGGCC gAGATCCACAAGAAGGTGATGTCACTCCAGTTCAGTGAGTGTCACACCAAGATCCGCCATGTTGATGCCCACGCAACTTTGGGTGATGGGGTCGTTGTCCAGGTGATGGGGGAACTGTCCAATAGCGGCCGACCCATGAGGAGATTCATGCAGACATTTGTCCTCGCTCCTgag GGATCTGCTGTGAATAAGTTCTATGTGCACAACGATATCTTCCGCTATGAGGAGGAAGTGTTTGGAGACTCTGAAGCTGAACTAGGGG agtctgaggaagaggaggctgaGGAAGAGCAGGTGGAGACTCACACCTCTCCTGAACCTGCCATGGATTGCCCCACCAGCACACCTTACTACGAACCTCCACCCGTCAG CAATGGGgtggaggaacagcaggaaGAGGCGGTCCCGGAGGCGGAGCCTGAACCCCAGCCTGAGCCAGAGACCTCTCAGGAGGTGGAGGCGGAGCTTACCCCGGAGGCGGagctgcaggtggaggagaCTGAGCCTGACATTGAAGAGAAGCTTCCAGAAGAGCCAGAGGAGGACACGCCCACTCCTGTCCCTGcccccaccccgccccctcAAACCCCTGAACCTCCCAAG ACCTTCTCCTGGGCTTCGGTCACCAGTAAGAACCTGCCCCCTAGTGGAACTTTGCCTGCCTCTGGAATTCCACCGCACGTGGTCAAAGCTCAGAGTGTGCAG cccagggtggaggtgaagcagGAGGCCCCGATGACCAGAGACCAGCGACGGGAGAGACCTGCGTTTGTCCCGAGAGGATCTAGAccag ACGGAGCTTCAGCAGAAGGTCAGGGGTCAAAGCCCTATTTCAGCTTTAAAg gccgcGGTGACTCAGACAGTGGGGAGCTAGAGGGTCGGAGGTCAGTGCGTCACCCGGACAACCACCAGCTGTTTGTGGGGAATCTTCCTCATGATATCGACGAGGGAGAACTCAAGGACTTCTTCATGA CCTTCGGGAACGTGGTGGAGATGCGTATCAACACGAAGGGCGTGGGCGGGAAGCTGCCCAACTTCGGCTTTGTCGTTTTTGACGACTCGGACCCTGTGCAGAGGATTCTGGGAGCGAAG CCAATCATGTTCCGCGGGGAGGTGCGTCTCAACGTGGAGGAGAAGAAGACGAGAGCAGCCAGAGAGCGGGAAACCAGGGGCGCTGGAGATGGTCGTCGTGGAGACCGTGGCCCTGGTGGACCCAGAGGCCCTATGGGAAATGGAATGGGGCGTGACCGAGATGGGCGTGGCCCACCCTCATCCAGGGGTGGTATTGGGTCAGGCAGAGGCGGTGGTCAGAGCGGCGAGAGCCGATTTGCTGGACCACGCCGTTGA